The Candidatus Obscuribacterales bacterium genome has a segment encoding these proteins:
- a CDS encoding SRPBCC family protein, which yields MSLDMAEQYQIFEQSIDIRASATSVEQCFTDLGLMHRWLNPALRCEPVGDWRTEVGSRSRFVIQVPLWMPALQSVVVEREPGLVVWQFEGFFKGRDRWECYPSAVGTRLLNRFEFVIPNGLVRYGFNTFAADWTKADMKAQLRRLKRVAEEVYQQTAR from the coding sequence ATGTCGTTGGACATGGCAGAGCAGTATCAAATTTTTGAACAGAGTATCGATATCCGGGCGAGTGCTACGTCCGTGGAGCAATGCTTTACAGATCTCGGGCTCATGCACCGCTGGCTCAACCCTGCCCTACGTTGTGAACCGGTGGGCGATTGGCGGACAGAGGTAGGCAGTCGCAGCCGTTTTGTCATTCAAGTTCCCTTGTGGATGCCTGCGCTACAAAGCGTGGTGGTGGAGCGGGAGCCAGGGTTAGTGGTGTGGCAATTTGAAGGTTTCTTTAAAGGTCGCGATCGCTGGGAATGCTATCCCAGCGCGGTGGGCACCCGTTTGCTGAATCGGTTTGAGTTTGTGATCCCCAATGGTTTAGTACGCTATGGATTCAACACCTTCGCGGCGGATTGGACAAAGGCCGATATGAAAGCTCAATTGCGGCGGTTGAAGCGGGTGGCGGAGGAGGTGTACCAACAGACGGCACGCTAG